In Roseicyclus marinus, the genomic window CGTAACGTTTCAACACCGCCCGCGCCTCTTCGAAAGGCCAGGCCTTGGAGGTCATCGCGGCGTCGCGGAGCGTTGTCATCGTCTGTCGGTCCCATTCTGCGCCGGGCCCCATCGCCCGCGCGCCCCCGCCCTATTGTGCCGATGGGGCGGCGTCAATAAATACCCCTCCGAACCACAGGAGTGTCCCCATGTCCGACATCATCAGCGCCGAAGACGCCCTTGTCGCCGTCATGGTGGCCGTATCCGTCGCCGACGAGGCGATCCGCACCGCCGAACTGATCAAGATCGAGCAGATCGTGAACCACCTGCCGGTCTTCGCCGCCTATGACGCCGACCGGATGCGCGAAGTGGCCAAGACCGTCTTCGAGCTTTTCGAGGAAGAGGACGGGCTCGATGCCCTCTTCGGCCTCGTGCGTGACGCGCTGCCCGAGCGGCTGTTCGAAACCGCCTATGCCATCGCCTGCGATGTCGCCGCCGCCGATGGCGCGCTGACCCAGCCCGAATTGCGCTTTCTCGAGGAAATCCGCCACGCCCTCGAGATCGACCGGCTGCACGCGGCGGCCATCGAACGCGGGGCGCGCGCGCGGCACATGACGCTCTGAGCGCTCAGGCCGCGCCGCGCAATTCCGTCTCGGCCTCGGCCTCCGCCCGCTCGGCCTCTGCCTGTTCGGCGGCCCAGACACCCGCCGCCTCCACAGCCACGACCGAGGCCGTGGGCAAAACGCCCAGGTAGCTCTCCGTCTCCTCCGCCGTGACGCTGCTCTGGCGCCGGGTCATCCGGTAGGCCGCATAGACGGCCATCGCCGCGAAACTCGCCCCCAGCACCAGCCAGAACGCCTCGGGCCCGCCCGTCTGCATCGCCCACCCCACGACCAAGGGCCCCAGGATCGCGCCCAGCCCGGAGATGAAGATCAATCCCCCCGACGCCGCCGCCATGTCCTCGTTCGGCAGGTAATCGTTGGTATAGGCCAAGAGCAGCGCGTAAAGCGGCGTGGTCATCCCCCCCGCCAGCAACGCCGCGCCCATCAGCGGCCACAGGCCCAAGGCCTCCAGCCCCGGCACATCGCCGACCGCAACCCAGCCCGCGCCGCAGGCCATGGCCCCCATCGCCGCCGTGCCCATGATCACCCTGCGCCGGTCGAACCGGTCCGACAGCCAGCCGATGGGGTATTGGAACACCAGCGCACCCGCAAAGAGCATCGCCACGAAGAACGCGATCTCCGATGCGCTCATGCCGATCTGGCTGCCAAAGACCGCCGCCATCCCCGATTGCGTGGCATAGACCCCGCCCAACAGGAAAATCCCCACCGTGCCCAGCGGCGAGCCGCGAAAGAGCGCCCAAAGCGACATGGGCCGCGCCACCTCCACCGCGGGCGCGGGCGCGACCGACAACAGGATCGGCGCGAAAGACACCGACACCAGGATCGAGGCCCCGATGAACAACCCCGCCCCCGCCGCATCCCCCAGCGTCAGCAAGCCCTGCGCGCAGATGATCCCCAGCGTCTGCGCGATCATGTAGGCCGACAGGACCTTGCCCCGCGTCTCGTTGGTCGAGGCATTGTTAAGCCAGCTTTCCGCCGTCACATAGATCCCCGACATGCAAAACCCCAACAAGATGCGCAGGATCGTCCAGGCCCAGGGTTCCGCCACCAGCGTATAGGCGATCAACCCCGCCGACATGAAACTGCCCAGCGCCGCGAAGACCCGCACATGCCCCACCCGCTGGATCAAGGCGGGTGTCATCCGCGCCCCCGACAAGAAGCCCACGAAATAGCCCGAGGTCACGACGGCCAGCTCGGCCGCCGAAAACCCCTCGATCCCGCCGCGCAGGCCAATCAGCGTGAAATGCATGCCATTGCCCAGCATGATCAGGACGATGCCGACCAAAAGCGCCCAGACCCCGGAAATTACGTTCAGCATGCCATGACCCCCGCGCGCCGCATTGGCCGCCAGCATCGCATTTGCGGCACCGCAGCGATTTCGCCGCGACGCCGCATCGGGACCCATGTGCGACACGCGACATGCTCGCCCGTTGCCCGCGCCCGCCAAACCTGCGAACCTGCCGCGTCATGACTGGTTCCGTCACCCTGCCGATCTGGCTCTTCGTGCTGATCCTGCTCTTTGCGGGCGTCACCTTCGCCTCGCATTTCCTGTTTCCCTCGGTGCGCTGGTTCCTGCGCCGCCGCCTCGAACGCGCCGTGGACGAGCTGAACAAGCGCCTCAAGCGCCCGATCCAGCCCTTCAAGCTCGCCCGCCGGATGGATACGATCCGCCGCCTGATCTACGATCCCGAGGTCGCCCGCGCCATCGCCGAGCACGCCCAGGCCAACAACCTCCGCGCAGACGTGGCCTTCCAAAAGGCCGAACGCTACGCCCGTGAAATCGTGCCGGGCTTTTCCGCCTTCACCTATTTCGGCTTCGCCATCCGCGCCGCCCGCATCCTGTCGCAATCGCTCTACCGGGTGCGGCTCGTCCATGCCAACGATCCCGCGCTCGAGGCGATCCCGGCCGATGCCACCGTCGTCTTCGTGATGAACCACCGCTCCAACATGGATTACGTGCTGGTCACATGGCTCGTGGCGGAACGCTCGGCGCTCGCCTATGCGGTGGGCGAATGGGCGCGCGTCTGGCCGATGCGCCAGCTCGTGCGCGCCATGGGCGGCTATTTCATCCGCCGCCGCCACAACAACGCCCTCTACCGCAAGGTGCTGGCCCGCTATGTCCAGATGGCGACCGAGGCGGGCGTCACCCAGGCCGTCTTCCCCGAGGGCGGCCTCAGCCGCACGGGCTACCTCTCCCGCCCCAAGCTCGGCCTCTTTTCCTACATCCTCGAAGGTTTCCGCCCCGGCCGGTCCCGCGATGTCGTCTTCGTCCCCGTCG contains:
- a CDS encoding tellurite resistance TerB family protein — translated: MSDIISAEDALVAVMVAVSVADEAIRTAELIKIEQIVNHLPVFAAYDADRMREVAKTVFELFEEEDGLDALFGLVRDALPERLFETAYAIACDVAAADGALTQPELRFLEEIRHALEIDRLHAAAIERGARARHMTL
- a CDS encoding MFS transporter; the encoded protein is MLNVISGVWALLVGIVLIMLGNGMHFTLIGLRGGIEGFSAAELAVVTSGYFVGFLSGARMTPALIQRVGHVRVFAALGSFMSAGLIAYTLVAEPWAWTILRILLGFCMSGIYVTAESWLNNASTNETRGKVLSAYMIAQTLGIICAQGLLTLGDAAGAGLFIGASILVSVSFAPILLSVAPAPAVEVARPMSLWALFRGSPLGTVGIFLLGGVYATQSGMAAVFGSQIGMSASEIAFFVAMLFAGALVFQYPIGWLSDRFDRRRVIMGTAAMGAMACGAGWVAVGDVPGLEALGLWPLMGAALLAGGMTTPLYALLLAYTNDYLPNEDMAAASGGLIFISGLGAILGPLVVGWAMQTGGPEAFWLVLGASFAAMAVYAAYRMTRRQSSVTAEETESYLGVLPTASVVAVEAAGVWAAEQAEAERAEAEAETELRGAA
- a CDS encoding 1-acyl-sn-glycerol-3-phosphate acyltransferase, encoding MTGSVTLPIWLFVLILLFAGVTFASHFLFPSVRWFLRRRLERAVDELNKRLKRPIQPFKLARRMDTIRRLIYDPEVARAIAEHAQANNLRADVAFQKAERYAREIVPGFSAFTYFGFAIRAARILSQSLYRVRLVHANDPALEAIPADATVVFVMNHRSNMDYVLVTWLVAERSALAYAVGEWARVWPMRQLVRAMGGYFIRRRHNNALYRKVLARYVQMATEAGVTQAVFPEGGLSRTGYLSRPKLGLFSYILEGFRPGRSRDVVFVPVALNYDRVMEDKTLIDAHVSGARRFRFSLRPIWRYLRRQLWNRITGRYHRYGYAAVSFGEPLSLSEFLQTPRPDAAADLGAELMGRIATVMPVTPVPLVAHALQDGVRSVVALDALLRRRIDAAKARGVTVHIPRDDIGYTIESGLRALIERRILRRTGDQLTLSETGQATDLLAFYAASVAHLLDEDRDRDHDAPAASRHAAAT